Proteins from a genomic interval of Pseudoalteromonas sp. MEBiC 03607:
- the hemN gene encoding oxygen-independent coproporphyrinogen III oxidase, whose product MINLPSWDQSLINKYNISGPRYTSYPTALSLADGYNQQDMINAIAASKSRSLSLYIHIPFCSQLCYYCGCNKVITRHQSKADLYLDNLALEIAEQATLFADYNVEQLHLGGGTPTFLSAEQMSRLMTLVEQHFNFADDAERGIEIDPRSLADGMLVHLRKLGFNRVSFGIQDFNDAVQLAVNRPQSVQSVKGLISEARELGFKSINADMIYGLPLQTPESFKETIAQLIELNPDRVSVFNYAHLPDRFAAQRKIKDADLPSAGDKLTMFKNTLEQMLAAGYQFIGMDHFARKDNELAIAQNAGQLHRNFQGYTTHGQCDLLGLGVSSISQIGNAILQNEKELKHYYKAVQEGFGNAVCKGVALTDDDTLRAAVIKQLICQFELDIPSIEKQFNINFASYFCEALQALDPLLADGLVSVSQDKITVTARGNLFIRIICMCFDAHLQQQIKQTRFSRVI is encoded by the coding sequence GTGATAAATTTACCAAGCTGGGATCAATCTTTGATCAATAAATACAATATTTCAGGGCCAAGATATACATCTTACCCCACTGCGTTGTCTCTAGCTGATGGTTATAACCAACAAGATATGATTAACGCGATTGCGGCATCGAAAAGCCGTTCTTTATCGTTGTATATCCATATCCCTTTTTGCAGTCAGCTTTGTTATTACTGTGGTTGTAATAAGGTGATCACTCGTCATCAGTCTAAAGCCGATTTATACCTCGATAATTTAGCGCTTGAGATTGCTGAGCAGGCAACGCTTTTTGCTGATTATAACGTTGAGCAACTGCATTTAGGGGGTGGTACGCCAACGTTTTTATCTGCAGAGCAAATGAGCCGCTTAATGACGTTAGTTGAGCAGCATTTTAATTTTGCTGATGATGCCGAGCGCGGAATTGAGATTGACCCTCGCTCTTTAGCTGATGGCATGTTAGTACATCTACGTAAGCTTGGCTTCAATCGTGTCTCGTTTGGTATTCAAGATTTTAATGATGCTGTACAGCTGGCGGTTAATCGTCCGCAAAGCGTGCAGTCAGTAAAAGGTTTAATTAGCGAGGCTCGTGAGCTTGGCTTTAAATCAATTAATGCCGATATGATTTACGGTTTGCCATTACAGACACCTGAAAGCTTTAAAGAGACGATTGCACAGCTGATTGAGCTAAATCCTGACCGAGTGTCTGTGTTTAATTACGCTCATTTACCAGATAGATTTGCAGCGCAACGTAAAATTAAAGACGCTGACTTACCTTCTGCTGGCGATAAACTTACTATGTTCAAAAATACACTTGAGCAAATGTTAGCGGCGGGCTATCAGTTTATCGGTATGGATCACTTTGCTCGTAAGGATAATGAACTAGCGATTGCCCAAAACGCAGGTCAATTACACCGTAATTTCCAAGGTTACACAACGCATGGCCAATGTGACTTATTAGGTTTGGGTGTGTCATCTATTTCGCAAATAGGCAATGCCATTTTACAAAACGAAAAAGAGTTAAAGCACTATTACAAAGCCGTGCAAGAAGGCTTTGGCAATGCAGTATGTAAAGGTGTCGCTCTCACTGATGACGATACGTTACGTGCAGCGGTGATCAAACAATTGATCTGCCAGTTTGAGCTGGATATTCCCTCAATCGAAAAACAGTTTAATATCAACTTTGCCAGCTATTTCTGTGAGGCATTGCAAGCACTGGACCCATTACTAGCTGATGGCTTGGTGTCTGTTAGCCAAGATAAGATCACAGTAACAGCCCGCGGTAATTTATTTATTCGTATTATTTGTATGTGCTTTGATGCGCACCTACAACAACAAATCAAGCAAACTCGTTTCTCACGAGTAATTTAA
- the yihI gene encoding Der GTPase-activating protein YihI translates to MSRKKKSRKIPSNGPVRLSKEKLREMRALKEQRVKKTKGAKPGSRNAPDVQKGENTKANNQPKDKRVGSKKPVSLVAPKAEPKVEMKRNLKPMVELKKVNEPELTPEQELEALENDERLLKLVERHERGELLTGKDAKYFNSRIARHQELCELLGIEDEDEYEDDFEDDSYDEGESDFDKYLSDDLANEWLDDEDEDER, encoded by the coding sequence ATGAGTAGAAAGAAAAAGTCGCGTAAAATTCCATCAAATGGCCCGGTACGTCTGAGTAAAGAAAAACTTAGAGAGATGCGAGCGTTGAAGGAGCAGCGAGTTAAAAAGACCAAAGGTGCTAAACCAGGTTCTCGAAACGCCCCTGACGTGCAAAAGGGAGAGAACACAAAGGCTAATAACCAACCGAAAGATAAACGTGTTGGTAGCAAAAAGCCAGTTTCATTAGTTGCGCCTAAAGCTGAACCAAAAGTTGAAATGAAACGTAACTTAAAACCAATGGTTGAGCTTAAGAAAGTTAATGAGCCAGAGCTAACACCAGAGCAAGAGCTAGAAGCATTAGAAAATGATGAGCGCTTATTAAAGCTTGTTGAGCGTCACGAACGTGGTGAGTTGTTAACAGGTAAAGATGCTAAGTACTTCAATAGTCGTATCGCACGTCACCAAGAGTTATGTGAACTGCTAGGTATTGAAGACGAAGACGAGTACGAAGATGACTTTGAAGATGATTCATACGATGAAGGTGAATCTGACTTCGATAAGTACTTATCTGATGACCTAGCAAACGAATGGTTAGATGACGAAGATGAGGATGAACGATGA
- a CDS encoding DUF2489 domain-containing protein — protein MSIPLIIAIVIGAAIIAGLAFYAGQLLYKLKEQNKLIAKKKAEYALKLADSKAKRNAKLADSIHLIARAMNEEQCEFSEGCLRIWVLISQYSFAEEFELSERYPGIFKMYEVVKDMPTHDARKKYSKKEIFKMDTTRWRAEEQHSDEIKADCARIIEEFKAAPGSENVVFN, from the coding sequence ATGAGCATACCCTTGATTATTGCCATAGTTATTGGTGCGGCAATTATCGCAGGACTTGCGTTTTATGCAGGACAACTTCTGTATAAACTAAAAGAGCAAAATAAGCTTATCGCTAAGAAAAAAGCTGAGTATGCGCTAAAGCTTGCTGACTCAAAAGCAAAGCGTAATGCAAAGTTAGCCGACAGCATTCATTTAATAGCCCGTGCGATGAATGAAGAGCAATGTGAGTTCTCAGAAGGCTGTCTACGCATTTGGGTGCTGATCTCTCAATACAGCTTTGCAGAAGAGTTTGAGTTAAGTGAGCGCTACCCAGGCATATTCAAAATGTACGAAGTTGTAAAAGACATGCCAACGCACGATGCCCGTAAAAAGTACTCTAAAAAAGAGATCTTTAAAATGGACACCACTCGTTGGCGTGCTGAAGAGCAGCATAGCGATGAGATTAAAGCCGATTGCGCACGTATCATTGAAGAGTTTAAAGCAGCTCCAGGCAGCGAAAACGTAGTATTTAATTAA